The Armatimonadota bacterium region TCACGGGCACGCTGATCACGCTGGTCGGCGTTGTGGCGCTGGCGATCGGCATAGCGAGAAGCTTCCTGGAGGATCGCTCAGAATCGCGGCGCAAGCCGGGCCGGGAAGTGTGGCTGGCTGCCTCAGCGCTCATCGTTGTAATAGCTTGGCGGGCGCTAGCCACCGGCACGGCACGGCTGTGGAGGATGCAGGGCGCGGCCCTGGTAGCGTCTGGCCAGTCGCAGCAGTCAGTTCTGGATGCCTATAGGACTGCTGTATGGTTCGACCCGCTGGATGTGGAAACCAGGATGGATCTGGCTGAGGTTTTGAACCGCACCGACGCCGACGCTGCGCTGCGGCAGTTACGGACCGCAGTGCTGGATGCGTCGATCGGAAAGACGTGGTACCGCCTTGGAAGCCAATACCTTGCCATGCACCACCCACGGAGAGCGGTGGCCGCGTATCGCAACGCACGTGTCGCCGAGCCTCACAACCTCCAGACGCTTCACGCGCTTGCCGCCGAGATGCGGAACGAGGGCGCCATCGCAGAGTGGCAGGGGATTTGCCGCGAGATGGCTGCTCTGGAAAACTCGCCCTATGGCCAGGTGCTGGCGGTACCGGAGCACGTTGAGACGGAATATGCCTGGGCACACGCGCAGTTAGGCGATTACGCGGCCAGCCAGGGCAGCTGGCCGGCTGCTGCTGGTGAGTATGCCAAGGCGGATGCCGTAATGAAGTTGTGGTGGCCCACGCGCAACCTGCTGATCAACGCACTGACTCCGGCCAGCACACGACAGCGGTTAACGGACCTCTATGCCCATGTACTAGACGGTTGGGCCAGCTGCTTGATGCATCTGGGCGCGACTGCGGCCAGCCAAATTCGGGCGGTTCGGAGCGAGCAGGCAGCGTTTCTGCAGCAGCGCGCACAGGATGCCGCCAACCCCAAGCCGCCCGGATCCGGCTAGGCGACTGGTGCACACCCAGGGCTCTGCATGTCACTATGCAGGCGGCTATGTGTCTAACCGGGCGATGCTGACAGCAGAACTCGATCTGCGAACTGAGCTTAGGCGACGCCGACCGACGCAGTCGACCCGGGGGATCCCGGAAGCGCCAGACGGACTGGTAACGATGTGCAAGACTCTATGGTGGGTGCTGGCGCTGGTCGCGCTGTCAATGGCGCCGATAGTCGCCTCCGCAACCGGCGAAGTTGCGGCAACGCCCGCGATTGTGGCTCCGAACCAGCTGGTTACTCTGCACTGGTACTTCACGGGTTCCCGCGTTACCGTCCGTGGCGGCCGATTTGGCGTCGGCAAGGTCGTGACCGGGCTCACGAGCGTTACCGACCATCCGCGGGTAACGACCACGTACACATTCGACGCCTGGTATCGCGCGCCGGCGACGGTAGCCGGTGCCGGCTCCAGGGCGACTGTACCCGTGCATGTACAGTACAGCGTCACCGTACCGGTCGTAAAGCTGGCTACCTACCACGACTCCCACGGTTGGTCGATCTCATATGTTGGCGGTTGGCGGCATGATAACCAGTATGTGGCGGGTGAGGGCTCGGACGGACTCGTGTACTTTCAACAGGCGATGGACAGCGTGGAGCGTTTGACCGTAGCTGTGATTCCGGAGACGCGCAGTTCATGCGCCGATGTGGTACAGCAGATTCAGCAGGATATCCCAAACCACTACACGGCCATAAAACTGGCTGCAGTGGTGCCAACCACGTTTCACGCCATGCCGGCAATATGGTCCGGCTTCACCGGCGGAGACGAATCGCATCCCGGAGTGCGAACGCGGTCGTTGATCCTCACCTTGATGCATGGCGGCAAGGCGTACGTAGTGAGCGCACGAACGGCAGTGTGGAACTACACGGCACGCCTACCGCTGTTGAAGACTCTCGTCGAGAGCCTTGCCTTTGATGCGGTACGGACTCAATCGACGACACCGGCGGCAAGACACAGCGGTTAGCTGCAAACGCGATCCAGACGGAATAGACGAAGATATAGGCCCTGCCGCGCACGATGGTTCGCGGCAAGGCCTACATCCGATAGCTCTTTGACCGGTGGCAGCCGATCGCTACTAAATGCCGAAGCGGCTGGGCAGCGGTGCTACCCTTGGAAGCACACGTGCCACTGCCGCGGCCCACTTGGCTGCCAGGGCGGATTTGCTCATTCCTGCGGACCTGGCATCCTGCGGCAGCACCTCTCCAAGGAAATAGCCTCGCACGGTAATCAGATCTCGCCCACCCTCGTGTACTACGGCGACATCCTTGGCGGTGAGGCGGGGCGCCTGGGTACGGCTGAGGATTTCGACGGTGCGTGCGTCAAATGTCTCCGTACGCATAATCGGCGTCAGCCGTCCGGCCGAAGCCCCGATGTGGATGATTTCGTAGCCCGACATTGCCCAGAAGGTGGGCGATGAGTCGCTGATATCGGGAATGGTCCCGATCTCGAGCTTGGTCTGCGCGGAGGCGGCCCTTGGAAAAGCGACTATTGCGGCGATAGCCGCAACCAGAAGCCACTTCATGATTGACTCCTTTCGTGGAATCTCGTTTGTGTGATGCGGATCGTATGACTGACGAGCATGTTGATTTAGACGATAGCGCGGAAGCAGCGGTTCCTGCAGGCAAGCCTCAGCCGGCGATAAACTGCTCGAGGTACTTCTTACCAATCAGAAACCCCTCCTCCCGCTCCACTGCCCCGTCCTCGTGCTCGATGGAGAGGACGCCATTATACTGGTTTCGTCGCAACGCTGCGATGTATTCGCCCCACCGCACCTGGCCGAGACCGGGAATGACATAGCGCCACCATCCATCACCCAGCACGCCCACCCAATCGCGCTTGCGCTCCGATATCTCGGTATCCTTGGCATGCGTATGAAAGATGCGGCTGGCGAAATGATCCACGGCTGCGATATAGTCGATTCCCTGCCACAGCAGGTGCGACGGATCGAAATTGAGGCCGAAGTTGTCATCCGGTACGGCCCGGAACAGCTCATCCCAGTGACCCAGGTGCTGGATATTGGTTGCATACCAGTTCTCCAACGCGATTTTGATGCCCTTGGAGCGAGCGTGCTTTAGAATCGGAGGAAACACGACGGTGCAGTCCTCGGCAATAACCTTGAAGCGGTCCTTGCCGGCTGGTGGCAGGCCCGCAAGGGTGCATACAACCTCCACGTTCAAATCGGCCGCGATGTCGATGGCTTTCATCACGGTTTCAACATTGCGTGCGCGGCGACCGGCGTCGCCATCCGTCAGGTTGGTGTAGGCAGCCAGCGACGAGATTTGCAGGGCGCGGCGCTCCATCAATTGCGAGACCTCCGCGGATCGATCGACGGTCCACGCTGCTGTGTCGATGTGCTTGCTGCCCGGCCCGGTCGCTACTTCCAGACTGCGGAAACCGTACTCAGCGGCAAACGCCGCTACGGCCTCAAGAGGCTCATTACCAAACGGACCGGTTAGAATCCCGACATTCATTACCTACTCCTGTCAGCGTTTGGGTAGTTATTAAACTCCACCGAAAGCGCTGGCCGCGTGCATTACTCACCAACAATTAGACAGGGAGTGCGCGAACTCCTGCCCATCCGGTCAGAGGCCTAATCAGGCAGGCAAATTGCACGCCACTTGGGGGTACAGTTGTTTCAACATTAATTGGCTCGGCCCGCCAGGCACGACTTGGCGGGCCGAACCGCAGTGAAGGTGAAGGCCGCCGCGTCATGACGGATCAGGTCTCCGCCGAGTATTGTATCGGCCTGCAGCGCAGGAGGCAATACCCTAAAAGGATACATTTTTACGTAGACGTTTGTATTCTTCTCTGACATTGT contains the following coding sequences:
- a CDS encoding sugar phosphate isomerase/epimerase, which codes for MNVGILTGPFGNEPLEAVAAFAAEYGFRSLEVATGPGSKHIDTAAWTVDRSAEVSQLMERRALQISSLAAYTNLTDGDAGRRARNVETVMKAIDIAADLNVEVVCTLAGLPPAGKDRFKVIAEDCTVVFPPILKHARSKGIKIALENWYATNIQHLGHWDELFRAVPDDNFGLNFDPSHLLWQGIDYIAAVDHFASRIFHTHAKDTEISERKRDWVGVLGDGWWRYVIPGLGQVRWGEYIAALRRNQYNGVLSIEHEDGAVEREEGFLIGKKYLEQFIAG